A single region of the Deefgea piscis genome encodes:
- a CDS encoding uracil-xanthine permease family protein — MFSEVKQFISGAQILFVAFGALVLVPLLTGLNPAMALLGAGVGTLMFQLITRRQVPIFLGSSFAFIGPIIFAMQTWGQAATQFGLFFAGFMYFIIAGLIKWRGMGFIHKLLPPVVIGPVIMVIGLSVAVAASGMAMGQGGGKQIVPYGVSLFLATLSLATTIAVSVFAGGMLRLVPILSGVVVGYVAAIFLGVVDLSSIAAAPWFAMPHFVKPEINWAAALFMLPVAIAPTIEHIGAVMAVGKVTGTDYTEKPGLHRTLAGDGLGVCFAGMVGGPPITTYSEVTGALMITRNFNPVIMTYAAILAVILAFFGKFNAILVSIPLPVMGGIMVLLFGTIASIGLKTLIDSKLDLMAPRNLVIVSVVLTCGIGGLMVQVGNFNLAGVGLVSVLAIALNLLLPADKHHDGIVEGQDI, encoded by the coding sequence ATGTTTTCCGAAGTAAAACAATTTATATCTGGGGCACAAATTTTATTTGTTGCCTTTGGCGCGCTGGTGCTGGTGCCACTTTTGACCGGGCTGAATCCGGCGATGGCGCTACTCGGTGCCGGTGTCGGTACTTTGATGTTTCAGTTGATTACCCGTCGGCAAGTGCCGATTTTTTTAGGTTCGTCATTTGCATTTATCGGCCCAATTATTTTTGCCATGCAAACTTGGGGTCAGGCCGCTACGCAGTTCGGCTTATTCTTTGCTGGGTTTATGTATTTCATCATCGCCGGTTTAATTAAATGGCGCGGCATGGGCTTTATCCATAAATTACTGCCACCCGTGGTGATTGGTCCGGTGATTATGGTGATTGGTTTGTCGGTGGCTGTCGCGGCTTCTGGCATGGCGATGGGTCAAGGCGGCGGTAAGCAGATCGTGCCTTACGGTGTATCGCTATTTCTAGCTACCTTGTCTTTGGCGACGACGATTGCGGTATCGGTATTTGCTGGCGGCATGCTGCGTTTGGTGCCGATTTTATCGGGTGTCGTCGTGGGTTATGTTGCGGCAATCTTTTTAGGCGTGGTTGATTTATCGAGCATTGCCGCTGCGCCTTGGTTTGCGATGCCGCATTTTGTGAAGCCTGAAATCAATTGGGCTGCTGCTTTGTTTATGTTGCCAGTGGCGATTGCGCCAACGATTGAACATATCGGTGCAGTGATGGCGGTAGGTAAAGTAACCGGTACCGATTACACCGAGAAACCGGGTTTGCACCGTACTTTAGCCGGTGATGGCTTGGGTGTATGTTTTGCTGGTATGGTCGGTGGCCCACCCATTACGACGTATTCTGAAGTGACTGGCGCGCTGATGATTACGCGTAATTTTAATCCGGTGATCATGACGTACGCAGCGATTTTAGCGGTGATTTTGGCTTTCTTTGGCAAATTTAATGCGATTTTGGTATCGATTCCATTGCCAGTAATGGGCGGTATTATGGTGCTGTTATTCGGTACGATTGCTTCTATTGGTTTGAAAACCTTGATCGACAGTAAGCTCGATTTAATGGCGCCACGTAATTTAGTGATTGTGTCGGTGGTGCTCACTTGTGGTATCGGTGGTTTGATGGTGCAAGTGGGTAATTTCAACTTGGCTGGTGTGGGCTTGGTGAGTGTATTGGCGATTGCTTTAAATCTATTGCTGCCAGCCGATAAGCACCACGACGGAATTGTTGAAGGGCAAGATATTTAA
- the upp gene encoding uracil phosphoribosyltransferase, whose amino-acid sequence MQITVVNHPLVQHKLALMREADVSTNKFRLLTEELARLLAYEATRDLPLEDVTINGWCGEVAVKKIKGKKLTVVPILRAGLGMLNGVLDLVPSAKISVVGLARDEETLQPVPYFEKFVGDLEDRLALIIDPMLATGGSLVATIDMLKRNGCKEIVAIVMVAAPEGVKLVNEKHPDVQIVTASLDSHLNEQGYIIPGLGDAGDKIFGTISK is encoded by the coding sequence ATGCAGATTACTGTCGTTAATCACCCTTTGGTTCAACATAAATTGGCTTTAATGCGCGAAGCTGATGTTTCGACCAATAAATTTCGCTTGCTGACTGAAGAGTTGGCGCGCTTGCTGGCTTATGAAGCCACACGTGATTTGCCACTCGAAGACGTGACGATTAATGGCTGGTGCGGTGAAGTGGCCGTTAAAAAAATTAAAGGCAAAAAGCTCACCGTCGTGCCTATTTTGCGCGCTGGTTTGGGCATGCTCAATGGCGTGCTCGATTTAGTGCCTTCGGCCAAAATCAGCGTAGTGGGTTTGGCGCGCGACGAAGAAACTTTGCAGCCAGTACCGTATTTTGAAAAATTCGTTGGCGATTTAGAAGATCGTTTAGCTTTGATTATTGATCCAATGCTGGCAACAGGCGGCTCTTTGGTGGCTACGATCGATATGCTTAAACGTAATGGCTGCAAAGAAATTGTCGCCATCGTGATGGTTGCCGCACCTGAGGGCGTGAAGCTAGTGAATGAAAAACACCCTGATGTGCAGATTGTGACCGCCTCACTCGATTCGCATCTAAATGAGCAAGGCTATATCATTCCGGGCTTGGGCGACGCTGGCGACAAGATTTTCGGTACAATTTCTAAGTAA
- the gspK gene encoding type II secretion system minor pseudopilin GspK: MKRNINLNRRLFRQTGVAIIAALMVAALVASIAGLLMVRQQRALQQLEIRKDTAEARAATWSVLQLVRLTLRDDARAGQPDHLRKPWAVPIPEIKIENGAMSGRLIELNGRFNLGNLIDQNGQPVAAAWAAYPRLLANLGLPSNLADNLREYFVLHAVQQGEKKIWLPLIDGHELANVAGYTPEVIRQLEPSIVTLPVATALNVNFASPEVLAAWVPQLTVSAAEQALSKRRSQYFNSPADLIGHLPKEVQAQVPAQLLTVKSQYFWSEMGARFGKVLMQHRALLDRSKSDMPVVLSVQRMY, encoded by the coding sequence ATGAAGCGCAATATCAATCTAAATCGTCGACTATTTCGGCAAACTGGCGTTGCCATTATCGCAGCCTTGATGGTCGCCGCTTTAGTTGCATCCATCGCGGGCTTATTGATGGTGCGCCAGCAACGGGCGCTACAGCAATTAGAGATTCGTAAAGACACGGCCGAAGCGCGTGCGGCGACGTGGTCGGTGCTGCAATTGGTGCGTCTCACCTTGCGCGACGATGCTCGAGCTGGCCAGCCCGATCATTTACGTAAACCGTGGGCGGTGCCGATTCCGGAAATAAAAATAGAAAATGGCGCCATGAGTGGTCGTTTAATTGAGCTCAATGGCCGCTTTAATTTAGGTAATTTAATCGATCAAAACGGCCAACCCGTTGCTGCGGCTTGGGCGGCTTATCCGCGTTTATTGGCCAATTTAGGTTTGCCGAGTAATTTGGCGGACAACTTGCGCGAATATTTCGTGCTGCATGCGGTGCAGCAGGGCGAAAAGAAAATCTGGCTGCCGCTGATTGATGGCCATGAACTGGCGAATGTAGCGGGATATACGCCCGAGGTTATACGTCAGCTTGAGCCCAGTATTGTGACCTTGCCGGTGGCAACGGCACTCAATGTCAATTTTGCTTCGCCCGAAGTCTTGGCGGCATGGGTGCCTCAATTAACGGTATCGGCCGCTGAGCAAGCCCTATCAAAGCGTAGAAGCCAATACTTCAATAGCCCGGCCGATTTAATTGGGCATTTACCCAAGGAAGTTCAAGCGCAAGTACCCGCGCAATTGCTGACAGTAAAAAGCCAATATTTCTGGTCCGAGATGGGCGCGCGATTTGGTAAGGTCTTAATGCAGCACCGCGCATTATTGGATCGCTCAAAAAGTGACATGCCCGTAGTACTCTCAGTTCAAAGAATGTATTAA
- the gspJ gene encoding type II secretion system minor pseudopilin GspJ: MARGFTLLEVLVALAVFAIMSLITYRGVSMVIDTRSAVVSETQYWRELTLAFERMESDLSQIAPRPWRDAAGRLNPPLRSVSRSEAPVGLEFIRFDGDRAPLHGIYECQDQALNLKLYPRADLQAGDEAVTHQLLTQLTRCEIDFLDAKNQWRLQWTEASSRPRAIRIRLAFTQRVGDFERIFLLP; this comes from the coding sequence ATGGCACGTGGATTTACTTTGCTGGAGGTCTTGGTGGCACTGGCAGTGTTTGCGATCATGAGTTTGATCACGTATCGCGGCGTTAGTATGGTGATTGATACGCGCAGCGCGGTGGTCAGTGAAACGCAGTATTGGCGCGAGCTCACCTTGGCTTTTGAACGAATGGAAAGCGATTTAAGCCAAATCGCGCCGCGCCCTTGGCGCGATGCGGCGGGGCGACTCAATCCGCCGCTGCGTAGCGTAAGCCGTAGCGAGGCGCCGGTGGGTTTGGAATTTATTCGCTTTGATGGCGATCGAGCGCCATTACATGGCATTTATGAGTGCCAAGATCAAGCGCTGAATCTGAAACTATATCCACGCGCAGATTTGCAAGCTGGTGATGAGGCGGTGACGCATCAGCTGCTGACGCAATTAACGCGTTGCGAGATTGATTTTCTCGACGCTAAAAATCAGTGGCGTCTGCAATGGACTGAGGCCAGTAGCCGGCCGCGGGCGATCCGCATTCGGCTCGCCTTTACGCAGCGCGTAGGCGATTTTGAACGGATTTTTTTACTGCCATGA